The Alkalihalobacillus sp. LMS6 genomic interval CAAAGCTTTCATCCATTTGATCCTCCTTAGGAGTGATTATTTAGCGTTTTTTTCGTTGTGAAGCTTTTCCATAAGACCTGCATTTGAGAACAAGTTACGAACTGTATCAGAAGGCTTCGCACCTTTCAACATCCACTCAAGTGCTTTATCTTCTTTGATCTCCACTTTAGCAGGTTGAGCGATTGGATTATATGTTCCAATCTCTTCAATGAATCGTCCATCACGTGGGAAACGAGAATCTGCAACTACTACACGGTAAAATGGGGCTTTTTTAGAACCCATACGCTTTAATCGAATTTTAACAGCCATTAGCTGTACACCTCCAAATAATATTAAACACAATTTTTAATCATATCATTAATGATACGTTCGGACAAGGTTTTTTTAAATCAGTACGATTTAAAATGGGAGTTTAAACCCACCGAGACCTTTACCTCGTTTTTTCCCTTTTCCAGCTTGCATACCCGACATTTGTTTCATCATCTTCTTCATATCTTCAAATTGTTTCAATAAGCGGTTCACGTCCTGAATGGTCGTACCGCTTCCTTTCGCAATTCGCTTCCGACGACTTCCATTAATCACAGCGGGATCACGCTTTTCAAGGGGGGTCATTGATTTAACAATCGCTTCAACTCGAACAAGTTGGTTTTCATCAACTTTTAAATCTTTCATACCCTTTTTGTTCATACCTGGCATCATACCAAGTAAATCTTCTAACGGGCCCATGCTTTTGACTTGTTCTAACTGCTCTAAAAAGTCATCAAATGTAAAGTCCATTGTCCGCAATTTCTTCTCTAGTTCTTTTGCTTTTTCTTCATCTACATTTGTTTGTGCTTTTTCAATAAGAGAAAGAACATCTCCCATCCCTAAAATCCGGGATGCCATTCGCTCTGGGTGGAACGCTTCGAGCTGGTCGATCTTTTCCCCCATACCTGCGAATTTAATCGGCGTGTTCGTTACCGCTTTAATCGAGATTGCGGCACCTCCACGGGTATCGCCATCAAGCTTCGTTAAGACTGCGCCTGTCACATCTAGCTGCTCATTAAAGCTTTCCGCTACGTTGACAGCGTCTTGACCTGTCATGGAGTCAACCACAAGTAAAATTTCATCAGGCTTGACCGTTTCCTTAATGTCCGAGAGCTCGGTCATTAACGTTTCGTCAATATGCAAGCGCCCAGCAGTATCAAGAAGAACATAATCATGGTGCTCTTCTTTTGCCTTTTGAACCGCTTGTTTCGCAATTTCAACGGGACTTACTTGATCGCCTAGTGAAAACACAGGCATGTCAAGCTGTTTACCAAGCGTTTCTAACTGCTTAATTGCGGCAGGACGGTAGACATCACAAGCAACCAAAAGTGGCTTACGATTGTGGTTTTTGCGTAGATGGTTCGCAAGTTTTGCCGTAGTTGTTGTCTTACCAGCACCTTGCAACCCAACCATCATCACAATCGTTGGTGCTTTTGAGGCAACTGCAATTTTGCTCTGTTCAGAGCCCATTAATGCCGTTAACTCTTCATTCACCACTTTGATGACTTGCTGCCCTGGCGTTAAGCTTTTCATGACTTCTTGACCTAACGCTTTTTCTTTCACACTCGCAATAAACTGCTTCACGACTTTGAAGTTAACATCTGCTTCAAGAAGAGCTAAGCGAACTTCACGCATCATTTCTTTGATGTCTTGTTCACTTACTTTTCCTTTTCCGCGGATTTTGGTTAACGTATCTTGCAGGCGTGCGGCGAGTCCTTCAAATGCCAATAAAATCGCCTCCTACGTCCTAATCAAGTTTCTCTAATTGATCCGTCAGTTCATTCAACAGCTGCTCTCTATCGTCCTCTTTAGCGTATTCGCGTAAACGCGACACAATCGAACGACGGGCTTCAAACTTTTCTAACAAACCAAGCTTTGCCTCATAATCTTCAAGCATCGTTTCCGTTCGTCGAATGTTATCATACACTGCTTGGCGGCTCACTTCATATTCATCAGCAATCTCACCAAGCGAATAGTCATCTAAATAATAACGGGTCATGTAGTTTTGCTGTTTTTCCGTTAATAAGGGCTGATAAAAATCAAACAAGTAGTTCATGCGTAACGTCTTATCGAGCACGGTCATTTCTCCTTGTTAAGTCAATTCCCTTTACGATTAAACATGTTACAACATCAACGTTCTGCTGTCAAGTTTTTATCTTAACAACATAATTAACTACGCTTCGTTCGATTCAATCATGTCTTTAAAAAGGCCATAAACGAACTGTTCCGCATCAAATGGCTGTAAGTCGTCTTTTTGCTCACCTAGCCCAATAAATTTAACAGGGATGTCGAGTTCTTGCCGAACTGCAATAACAATTCCCCCTTTGGCTGTTCCATCGAGTTTTGTAAGAACTAAGCCTGTCACATCCGTCGATTGTCCAAATGCTTTTGCTTGTGCTAAAGCATTTTGACCTGTGGTCGCATCAAGCACGAGCAAGACTTCGTGAGGCGCGCCAGGCACTTCTCGCTCAATAACACGTTTCACTTTTGCAAGCTCGTTCATCAAATTGATTTTGTTTTGTAGTCGCCCAGCTGTATCACAAATAAGCACGTCCGCTTGCCTTGATTTTGCCGCTGCCACCGCATCATACATGACCGCTGCTGGGTCTGACCCGGCTTGCTGTTTAATGACAGGCACACCGACTCGTTCTCCCCAAACGTCGAGTTGTTCAATCGCCCCAGCTCGAAACGTATCGCCAGCTGCTAGCACAACGGATTTCCCTTGACTCTTTAAAAGATGCGCCAGTTTACCAATGGACGTTGTCTTGCCAACTCCGTTCACACCAACAACGAGAATAACAGACAACTCGTTTTCTTTCAGGTTTAACCCTGCATCGTCTCCATCTTTTTCAAGCAGGCCAGCAAGCTTTTCTGAGATAACTGGCTGGATTTCGACCGTGTCTTTAATATTGCGTAGACGA includes:
- the rpsP gene encoding 30S ribosomal protein S16; this encodes MAVKIRLKRMGSKKAPFYRVVVADSRFPRDGRFIEEIGTYNPIAQPAKVEIKEDKALEWMLKGAKPSDTVRNLFSNAGLMEKLHNEKNAK
- the ffh gene encoding signal recognition particle protein; this encodes MAFEGLAARLQDTLTKIRGKGKVSEQDIKEMMREVRLALLEADVNFKVVKQFIASVKEKALGQEVMKSLTPGQQVIKVVNEELTALMGSEQSKIAVASKAPTIVMMVGLQGAGKTTTTAKLANHLRKNHNRKPLLVACDVYRPAAIKQLETLGKQLDMPVFSLGDQVSPVEIAKQAVQKAKEEHHDYVLLDTAGRLHIDETLMTELSDIKETVKPDEILLVVDSMTGQDAVNVAESFNEQLDVTGAVLTKLDGDTRGGAAISIKAVTNTPIKFAGMGEKIDQLEAFHPERMASRILGMGDVLSLIEKAQTNVDEEKAKELEKKLRTMDFTFDDFLEQLEQVKSMGPLEDLLGMMPGMNKKGMKDLKVDENQLVRVEAIVKSMTPLEKRDPAVINGSRRKRIAKGSGTTIQDVNRLLKQFEDMKKMMKQMSGMQAGKGKKRGKGLGGFKLPF
- a CDS encoding putative DNA-binding protein produces the protein MLDKTLRMNYLFDFYQPLLTEKQQNYMTRYYLDDYSLGEIADEYEVSRQAVYDNIRRTETMLEDYEAKLGLLEKFEARRSIVSRLREYAKEDDREQLLNELTDQLEKLD
- the ftsY gene encoding signal recognition particle-docking protein FtsY; amino-acid sequence: MSFFKKLKDKMTQQTTDVSEKFKSGLEKTRTSFSGKMNELVARYRKVDEDFFEELEELLISADVGVTNVMELVDGLKDEVRLRNIKDTVEIQPVISEKLAGLLEKDGDDAGLNLKENELSVILVVGVNGVGKTTSIGKLAHLLKSQGKSVVLAAGDTFRAGAIEQLDVWGERVGVPVIKQQAGSDPAAVMYDAVAAAKSRQADVLICDTAGRLQNKINLMNELAKVKRVIEREVPGAPHEVLLVLDATTGQNALAQAKAFGQSTDVTGLVLTKLDGTAKGGIVIAVRQELDIPVKFIGLGEQKDDLQPFDAEQFVYGLFKDMIESNEA